CAAGTGGTCCTTCCGGAAGCCTTCCGCAAAAGCAAGCGGCTCAAGCCCGGTGCAGTGTTGCGAGTGACCGAGGCCGGCGAGAGCATTCTGCTCACACCGGTTTATCCACCGGTTGTCGAAGAATTGTCCGCTGTGATCGACGCCGGCGGCGGACCAGGGCAAGATGAGACCGGCAAGACTCGGAAGAAGGTGGAGGCCGCGATTGAAAAGGTCCGGGCGCGCAAAAAGAAAGATTCGAGCCGTCATTGACACCTCAAGTTCGTCGAGTGTGCCTTGGCTGCCCAGGCGGAATACATTGTGAGCCGCGACCAGGATTTGCTTCGACTGGAAAGGCCATTTGGCATTCGCATCGTCGAGGACCGCGCCTTTCTTTCTGTGCTCAACAACAAAGCAACATGAGGAGGAATGAATTCTACGGGAGGGCCGACAACAGTTGCCTTTCGTTGCTGGCATTGATTTCGGCTGTTTTCATTATGCTGTCCTGCGGCCTTTTGACCGCGAGTCCTGCCGGACGCAATGGCGCCGCAATCCAATCTCGTCCCGGACCGCCTCCTTACGATCTCTTGCTCAAGGGCGGCCATGTGATTGATCCCGCCAACAAGGTGGACGCGCGAATGGACTTGGCGATCGCTTCTGGCAAGATCGCTCGCGTCGCCAAATCTATTTCGGCTGCGGAGTCGAAGAAGGTTGTGGACGTCGCGGGCTATTTCGTCACGCCCGGCTTGATCGATATTCACGCTCACGTGTTCGCCGGCGGTCCGGACCTCTGCGTTGTCCCGGATGTGTATGCCTTGCCCAATGGCGTGACCACGGTCGTGGATGCCGGGAGTTCGGGTTGGAAAACGTTCCCTGAATTCAAAGAGAAGGTCATCGACCGGTCCACGAACCGCGTGCTCGCGTTTTTGAACATCGTCGGCGCAGGCATGATGGGCAAAATCGAGCAGGATGAAAGCGAAATGGACCCCGCGGCCGCCGTCGCGATGATCAAACGATTCCCCGATTTGATCGTGGGCGTGAAAACCGCTCACTTCCTGAAGCCTGGCTGGACGGCGGTAGATCGCGCGGTCGAAGCGGGCAAGTTGAGCCAGACGCCGGTCATGGTCGATTTCCGCGAAGTGCCGGGCCGGAGCTATGAAGATCTGCTCTTAAAACACATGCGGCCCGGCGATATTCACACGCACATGTACGCGGAGCATATCCCGCTGCTCGACGAAAACGGAAAGGTTCAAGACTTTGCCCGGCAAGCGCGACGCCGTGGCGTCCTTTTTGACGTGGGGCATGGGAACAGCAGCTTTTGGTTTCGCGTCGCCGTGCCCGCGCTCAAGCAAGGATTTGTCCCGGACTCGATCAGCACGGATTACCACAAACGCAGCGCGCTCCTCCCCGATGCCGGCATGCTCACGACCATGTCCAAGTTTCTGAATCTGGGAATGCCGCTCCCGGAAATCGTCATGCGCTCCACGATCAATCCTGCGCGGCAAATTCGCCGGACCGAGTTGGGAACACTGAGCGGCGGCGCGGCGGCGGACGTGGCGGTCTTGAAGATCGAGAACGGCGAATTCGGCTTCGTCGATTCCGGCCACGCGAAGATGACGGGCCATCGAAGACTGCAATGCGTCCTGACGCTGTTCAGCGGAAAGGTCGCATGGGATCCCAACGGATTAAGCTGGCCGGACTGGCGCCGCGCGGGAAAATACAAAGTCATAAACTGACTCCTCGGCGCTTCGCGATCGAGCAGCGCTCTTTACGGCCCATGAACCTGAAGCCGAGCGGACCGCAGCCTTCAGGCTGCTTCCGCGCACTCCCCGGAGTCGAGCGTTGAAGCGGCCTAAAGGCCACGGTCCGGGAGACGGGTTCATGGGAAGTGATGAAAGACGGCTGCAGGCCAAGAAAGCTTTCCATGACGAGACCTGCCATCCGGATGCTTGTTTGGTTCGCCCTGATTACGCTGTTCCTGATCGCAGGGATCGCGCTTTTTCTGCTGCCGCCCAAAACATCCATCGGCCACACGGTCACATTTTCCGACGGGACGACGATGACTCTGCGTCAGGTGACCTACGGCACAGAGCATTCTTACTATGAGAAACAAATCTGGAGGCGCGTTGTTTCGCTTCTGCCGCGCAAACTCATTGAGAAACTTGGTGTGAAGCGAAGCGTGATGAAGGTGTCGCGGCCCTCCGTTGTGTTCTGGCTGGAGCGCCGCGGCAACGGGCTGGCGAGCGGCGATCCGCAACTGGTCTTGTGTGACGCCGACGGCTTTGGCATCAGCAGCGGCTATTCCATGATGCGCGTGGGGCCGCCCGGCAACTGCGTGGAAGGTTGGGCCAGCGAATTCTGGCCGCGACGGGAGGGAACCTTTCGGCTGCAGATTTACGAACCCGGACCGCGATATCCGGAGGCTGATCTGATTGGTGAATTCTTCGTGCGCAATCCAACTCCGGGCAACTATCCCCAGTGGGCGGCCCGGCCCTTGCCTCAGACCGCAATCGAGGGTGACCTCTCGGTGACCCTCTTCGATCTGACCGCGGGAGTTGGTCGCGGCGCCAACAATTGGAGGCCGGCGCGGAATCCAACCGTGTCCCAGACACGCGCCGGTTTTCGGGTCGCGCGCAATGGCAGTCCGACGCGCGAATGGGAAATCGCCAGCGTGGAGGCACGCGACGCGACGGGCAACGTGATTGCGAGCCTGTGGAGCAGTTCGCCGGAGCCAGAGGTGGAGTTCGGGGAGTTGCAACCGCATCCTTGGCCTGCCGAGTCTGCCTGGAAACTGCGCGTCGGGTTTTCGCAGCGGTCCAACTTTGGGGCGTCGGAAATCTGGAACTTGCGGGGCGTGGCCCTCTCAGGAACTAACAGCACGGAAGGCGTTCTGGAGACGAACCTGCAAGGCGCCGTGCTGCAATACACCGGACAAGCGCGAAGACCAGGACTGCCTGGCGACCGCCACTTTAACTTTCGAGTGAAGCCAGGCCGACCCGATTACGAAATCACCCTTGTCAAAGCCGTCGATGATCAGGGCCAAGAGGCCGAATTGGCGAACTCGTTCGTGAGTCAAAGCGAGCGCACCTTCTCCCTCCGCGTGAATGCCAGTGTCCAGAGTCTGGACTTTACACTCGCCCTGCACCGGACCCGCTACTTCGAGTTTCTGGCCCGGCCCGAAGTCATTTCGACGAATCGGATCAACGCGCGGTGAGGCGTAAGGAACCTCTCGGAGATCACCAAGATCAGCACAACACAACCACGGTGACTGGCTAGGCGAGTTGTGGTAAGGTCGGTTCGTGCCCACAGGAACCGTCGTGCTAAAGAAAGAAGAAGACCGGAACAACCGAGGCCTTCTTCGAGTGGTATCTAATCAAGTTGTGGAGAGTGAAGGATTAATATGAGCAACCTATCTTCGCATTGGACCCGACGGCAGTTTGTCAATACGGCGGGTTTGGCTTCCTGGATGGCCGGGATGTTTTCGGTTCGCAATTCCTGGGCGGCGCAGACAGCTTACACGCCGATGAAGGCCGCCAAAGCCGGCAAGAACATTTACGAACAACTCGGCGTTCGTCCGTTGATCAATGCGGCGGGAACCTTCACGACGCTCAGCGCGTCGCTCATGCCACGCGAAGTGGTCCAGGCTATGGAAGAGGCGGCGCGAGCCCACGTGTCCATTCCTGAGCTTCAGCAAGCAGTGAGCAAGCGCATCTCGGATCTGCTCGGTTGCGAGGCGGCGTTGGTCACTGCGGGCGCGGCGGCGGCGCTCACACTTGGAACGGCGGCGTGCGTCGCCGGCAAAGATCAGGACAAAATCCGACGGCTCCCAGACACCGCCGGAATGAAGAACGAGGTGATCATTCAAAAATCCCACCGATTCGCCTATGACCACGCCGTGCGCGCCGTCGGCATACAGCTCATCGAGGTCGAGACGCGCCCGCAACTCGAGTCCGCGATCAATCCGAAGACCGCAATGATGCTTTTCCTCAACAACGCCGAGAACAAAGGCCAGGTGCGGCGCAAGGAGTTTGTCGAGATTGGCAAAAAGGCGGGTGTCCCGACGTTCAATGACGCGGCCGCAGACGTTCCGCCGCCGGCGCGCTTGTCCGAATACGTCCGCCTGGGATTCGATCTGGTGACGTTCAGCGGCGGCAAAGGCTTGCGCGGGCCGCAATGTTCCGGCTTGCTGCTCGGCCGCCGCGATCTGATTGAAGCGGCCTTCTTGAATGGCTCCCCGCATTCCGACACCATCGGACGCGCGGCCAAGGTCGGCAAAGAAGAAATCGTGGGGCTGCTCACGGCCCTGGAGTCGTATCTGAAGCGCGACCACAAAGCCGAATGGCGCGAATGGGAAATGCGCGTCCGGCACATTGCCAATGTCTTGAAGAATCTGCGCGGCGTGAAGACGGAGGCGTTCGTGCCGGAGATCGCCAACGAATCACCCCACCTTCGGATCACATGGGACAAGCAAGTGATTTCCGAAAAAGGCTCGGACATCTTGAAACGGCTGCGCGAGAGCGAGCCAAGGATCGAAGTGCGCCCCTCGGCCGGCGACCCGCCCATGATCGAGTTGAGCGTCTGGATGCTGCAGCCCGGTGAGCACCGCATCGTGGCGAAACGCTTGCGGGAGGTTCTGGAAATCGCGCGGTCTCCGCGACCGCTTTGACCGTGAAGCGAAAGCCCCGCCATTCATTTGAAGTAGCGCAGGCGATCTCGCCTGCGAGTTAGGGGCGTCCCGCCCCGTTTTTCAGTCGAACGGCGAGACGCCTTCCGAGCCTGCAGCCGAGACGGCTGCGCTGCGAGCTTGCGGAACCCGGCGAAGCCCAGGATTTCACGTTTTTTCTCTTCGCCCTGACTTCGAAGTGGCATGGGATGTGCAGACTTGGTAAACACGCAACGGCCACCGGGCAATGCAATCGGATTCACCGAACAACATGGACGCCAAAGGTTGGGAGAAACCAACCCAGTTCGGGCCATACTATCTCCAAGAGTTGATCGCCAGCGGCGGCATGGCGGACATCTGGCTGGCGACGGACCAAAAGGGGCAAACCTACTCGCTCCGGCGCCTCCGGAATTCGTCGCTCTTCAACTTCACCGAGAAGAAACGGTTCCTCCGCGGCTGCCAGGTCCTCGCCCAGATTCACCACCACGAGTGCGTCATCGGCTACGTCGGGCACGGCAAGATCAACGGCTCCCATTACCTCCTGATGGAGTATGTCGAGGCCTCAAACCTGAAGCAGCTTTTCGCGCGCGACGATCCCATTCTGGCGGAGAACGTCGCGAACATTCTGATCGATTCGGCGCTGGCCCTGGAACACGTGCAGGACTGCGGGTTCATGCACCTGGATTTCAAACCGGAAAACGTGCTGGTCACGCGCAATGCCAGCGTGCGCCTGGTGGATTTCGATCTCGCCCAGCCCAAGCCAGACAAGCCGCGCAAGAGCGCCAATAATCCCGGCACTCCGGCGTACATGGCGCCGGAACAACTCTTGCGCCAGCCGTTCGATCATCGCGTGGATATTTTCGCTTACGGCGTTTCCGCGTACGAACTGTTGACCGGGCGAAAGCCGTTCCTTGGCGAAACGCCGGACGAGATTCTTCGCAAACAATTGGACCGGTCGCTCGATTTCGCCTCGCCTCGGGAGCTGAATGCGGACATCCCAGCCGCGCTCGAAAAGACCATTCTCAAATGCCTCGAACGTGATCCCGACAAGCGCTACCCCTTCATGAGCGTGCTGGTCCGCGACGTCCAGGCGGCGCTGTATCTCTGAGTGAACGAGATTCCGCTTGCGCCCTGGCGGGTCGTTGTTAGAGTCCGTCCCCAGCTTTTACTGCTGGCGATCCACCTGAACGGTGGTTTTTTGTTTTAGGCACCCAGAACTCCAAACCAATTTGTGAAGATTTTTAGCGGGACTTCCAATCTGCCATTGGCCAAGGCCATCGCGGCGTCGATCGGCCTCGAACTCGGAAAATGCACCGTCAGCGCCTTTCCCGATGGCGAGACGTTCGTGAAGATCGAAGAGAACGTTCGAGGCGAAGATGTTTTCATCGTGCAATCCTCGTCTCCGCCGACAAACCATCACTTGATGGAGTTGTTCATCATAATGGACGCGCTGCGCCGGGCCAGCGCTTCTCGAATCACTGCGGTGCTCCCGTTTTATGGCTACGCCCGGCAGGATCGGAAAGATCAACCCCGCGTTCCGATTACCGCCAAGCTCGTGGCGAACCTGCTCGTCGCCGCCGGGGCGAACCGGATTCTGACCATGGACCTGCACGCGCAGCAGATTCAGGGGTTTTTCGACATCCCGGTGGACCACTTATACGCGGCGCCGGTCATGTACGAATACCTGAAGGCCAAGCAGTTGCCGGAATTGGTCGTCGTCAGTCCGGACGTAGGCGGGCTGAAGATGGCGCACGCTTATTCTCAGGTCCTGGAAGCGGGGTTGGCTATCGTGGCGAAGCGCCGGAAAAACGCCACGGACATCGAAGCCATGACCGTTATCGGGGAAATCCGCGGCAAGACGATTCTCCTGGTGGATGATTTGACCGAAACGGCGGGCACACTGACGGCGGCAGCGGCGTTGCTCAAGCGCAAGGGGGCCAAGCGGATTCTGGCCTGTGTTTCTCACGCGATCTTAAATGATCTGGGGGTCAAACGGCTCCGAAATTCTAATATTGACGAGTTGATAACGACTGATACTGTTCTGCGCCCTGTTTTTGACGGAATCAGGATTACCACGTTATCCGTGGCCGGTTTGTTGGGCGAAGCCATGAAGCGAATCAATACGAATTCGTCCGTGACTTCGCTCTTTGAGTTCAAGGGCGGGCGCACGGACTGAGTTTTGCGGCGCCCTGGTTTGAAGGTTTGAAGCATGAAATCTGTATCATTGACAGCGTATCCTCGCTCGTTAACGCGGCGGGCCGGCTTGAAGAAAGTCCGGGCCAGTTCGCGCGTCCCGGCGGTCATTTACGGGCGCCATAATCCGCCGCAAAACCTCGAGATCAATCAGAAGGATCTCGAAGACTTGATCCACCACTCGGCTTCGGAAAACATTCTGCTCGACCTGTCAGTCGAGAATGACTCCAAAGCCCGGCGCCTGGCGCTTGTGCAGGAAGTTCAACACCATCCGTTGAGCGGAAAAGTCCTCCACCTTGACCTCCATGAAGTTGTTGAGAACGAGAAGGTCACTGTCCTGGTTCCCGTGGAAACCGTCGGCGAGGCCGCAGGCGTGAAGACCGGCGGCGGAGTCCTTGAACACGTCCTCTTCCGCCTCAAAGTCCGCGCTCTCCCCAAAGACCTTCCGGAAGTCATCACGGTGGATGTATCCCACCTCGAAGTCGGCCACTCCATTCACATCGGCGAGATTAAGCCGCCGGAAAACGCCGAGATTTTGGGCGACAAGAAAATCGTCGTGCTCTCCGTCGCCATGCCGAAGACCGAGGCCCAGGAAGCGGCCGAAGAGGCTGCCGCAGCGGCAGCACCGGGCGAACCCGAAATGATCCGCGAAAAGAAGGAAGAAGGGGCAGCCGCGCCCGGGGAAAAGGGGGCCGAGAAGGCCGCGGACAAAGGCGCAGCGAAAGCGCCGGAGAAGGCCGCCGACAAAGGCGCGGAGAAAGCTGCCGACAAAGGCGAAAAGAAGCCGGAGAAGAAAAAGTAATCCGGCGGACCGGAGACAGCCGGCCGAGCACGCCACGGGCTCCCATGAATGGAGAACATGTATCTCATCGCGGGATTGGGAAATCCGGGAGCCGAATATGCCGAAACGCGACACAACGTCGGCTTCATGGCACTGGATCGGTTTGCCGCTCGGTTGGGCGCAAGCTGGCAGGCGCAAGACCGATTTCAGTCTCGCCTGGCGCGCGCGGAACTTGAAGATCGGAAACTGTTGCTCGGTCAGCCGCAGACCTTCATGAATGGCAGCGGCACGGCGGTCCGGGCGCTGGCGGATTACTTCAAGGTTCCTGTCAGCCGGCTGCTGGTCGTCGTGGACGACGCCGATTTGCCGCTGGGCGAGATTCGGATGCGGACGCGCGGCAGCACCGGCGGGCATCACGGTCTGGAATCGGTTGAGCAGCACTTGGCCACGCGGGGATACGCGCGGTTGAGGATCGGGGTAGGCCGGCGGACAGATGGCGTCCGTGAGATCACCGATCACGTGCTGGGGAGATTTCGGCGAGAAGAAACGAAGTTGTTGGGACTGGTGCTGGAACGCGCCGTTCTCCAGATGGAATGCTGGGTCATGGTCGGTGCGCAGAAGGCAATGAATGATTTTAACGGAGCCGTCGAAGCTCCATCCGCAAAGGAAAGTTAAGTGAAAAAATACGAAGGCTTGTTCATACTGAATACCGCCGGACGGGAAGAAGGCATCAAAGAGACGATCGATAAGATCTCCGCCGAAATCGCCGCTGCGGGCGGCAAAGTCGAAACCGTGCAAAAGATGGACAAACGTCCGTTCGCGCGGGTGGCGGACAAGAAACTCAGCTCCGGATTCTACGTGAACGTGATTTTCGAGAGCCAGCCGTCCGCCCTCGCCTCGCTCCGCAGCCGGTTCGCCCTCAATGAAGAGGTGTTCCGCGTTGTCTTCACCTCGGCGCCCGCGCCCAAGAAGGCCGCCGCCTGACCCCATCACCTTATGGCGGGCTACAACAAAGTGATTTTGATCGGGAATCTGACCCGTGATCCCGAGTTGCGCTACACCCCGAAAGGCCTGGCCATTGCCAAGCTCGGACTGGCCGTCAATCGGTCCTGGCGGGATTCGGCTTCCGGCGAGTTGAAGGAAGAAGTGACTTTCGTGGACATCGACGCCTTTGGAAAACAAGCCGAGACCCTGGGCCAATACATGAAGAAGGGCAGTCCGCTCATGGTGGAAGGCCGCTTGCGCCTGGAAACCTGGGAGGACAAACAAACCAATCAAAAACGAAGCAAACTCGGCGTCGTCCTGGAAGCGTTTCAATTTCTCGATTCGCGCAGCAACCGCGAACCCGGAAACCCGGAGGCGCCCCGAAGCCGCCCGCCGGCCTCGCCGGCCGCGGCCACAACGCCCGCCGCAGAGGGAGAAACGCCGCCAGAGGAAGACGATGTTCCATTCTGAGCCACGCTCGCCGCGCTGCTTTGCTGAAGGCGGCGCGCTCAACCATTCGTCCGTTTTATGCCGAAGACACAAGTTATCCTGACACACAACGTAATCGGGCTGGGGGCTGAATCCGACCAGGTCAAGGTCGCCGCCGGCTTCGCCCGCAATTATTTGTTCCCGCAAGGACTCGCCATTCCGCTAACCGGGGCTAACAAGCGCCGCCTGGAGGTCTTGCGCCAGCGCCGCGCGGAACGCGAAGCCCATGATTTGAACAGCATGACGGAGTTGAGCCAGAGCCTCTCCAAGTTGACACTCGTCCTCGCTGTCAAAACGGGCGAAGACGGGAAAATGTTCGGTTCGGTCACGGCCGGGACCATCGCGGACGAACTCAAGCATCAGTTCGAGGCCGCGGTCGATAAGAGAAAGATTCATCTGCCTCAGCCGATCAAGAAGCTCGGCGATTACGAGGTGGAACTGCGTTTGCATGCGGATGTCACCACGACTCTGAAAGTCCGCGTCGAGAGTTCGACGCCGCTGCCCACTCCGCCCGCCGCAGCCGCACCGGCAAAGGAGTCCGCAGCCGCGAAGCCGGGGACGGAGAAAGCCTCTGCCACGAAAGGCGAAGGCAAACGCGAGCGCACGGATCGGCCACCGCGAGGCGCAAAACCTGAGAAAGCCCGCACGGCTTCGTGATGCCAGAGTGGTGGCAGTCTGGTTTAGCCGGATTGTTCCTCCGGGTCACGACTCCTGAGCCATTTAACCGATTTAACGATTTAACCCTTGTAACGCTTTAACGAAGGGTGGGGTATGTCATTTCTCGCAGGAAAACTCGGCGTTGTCTTCGGCGTGGCGAACAAACGGTCCATCGCCTGGGCCATCGCTCAGGCCTGGCATCGCGCCGGCGCGAAACTGGCGTTCACCTACCAGGGCGAGCGTCTGAAGGAGAACGTCGCAGAACTCGCCGGCACGTTCGGGCAGGACACGCTGATTCTGCCGTGCGATGTCACCCGCGACGAAGAGATCGCCAAAGTTTTCTCCGAAGTCGGCGCCAAGTTCGGCAAACTTCATTTGTTGCTTCATTCCGTTGCCTTTGCGCCCCGGGAAGCGCTGGAAGGAGATTTCCTCAACACCAGCCGCGAAGCCTTCCGAGTCGCCCATGATGTCAGCGCGTACTCGTTGATTGCGCTGGCGCGCGCCGCCGCGCCGTTGATGACGGAGGGCGGCAGTATCGTGGCGATGACTTACTACGGATCTGAGAAAGTCGTCCCGCATTACAACGTCATGGGGGTTGCCAAAGCTTCGTTGGAAGCCAGCGCGCGCTACCTGGCCTACGATCTGGGGCCGCAAAAAATCCGCGTCAACTGCCTCAGCGCCGGCCCGATGAACACGCTGGCCGCGCGCGGCATCGCCGGCTTCACGGACATGCTCAAGCATTATGAGGCGCACGCGCCGCTCAAGCGCAATGTCCTGCCGGATGAACTCGGCGCCGCGGGAACGTTTCTCGCCAGCGACGGCGCCGCCGCGATCACCGGCCAGGTCATCTACGTCGATAGCGGCTATCAGATCATGGGGATGTAGGGCAGGCATCCTGCCTGCCCAATTCGCAGACGGCCAGTTATCAGTGATCCGTGGTCAGTAATCAGTAATTGGAATCCGGTGTTCCTGTATGGACGTTCAGCGACTCCTGGCACTGAAAACTGATAACTGATAACTGGATACTGGACGCTGCCATCCCTGCTTGAAGCCCTCTCCATCCAAACGAGCGATCCGCTTTCGGTTTGGCCATTCCGCCAAGATCCTCACTTTCTGGAAGCGCCTCGTGGCCCGAGCGGCTCGAAACCATCGAACTCCTTTTTACCTCTTCTCCATCGATCCGATCCGCGAGGCGCTTGCGGAGTTGAAACGTATCGACAACGCCGCCCTGCCCGTCCGGCATTGGCTGTCCTGCAAAACCCAACCCGTCCGCCCGCTCCTGCAATGGTGGCGCCGTCAGGGCCGCGGCCTCGAGGTGGTCAGTGAATTTGAATTGCAGGCGGCGTTGGCCGAAGGATTCAACCCGGAGCGAATCCTCGTCAACGGTCCAGCGAAGCACCATTGGTTGCCCCGGCGCCCGGTTCCCCGGCTGGCCGTGAATTTCGATTCACTGCGCGAGATCGAGCGCCTGCTGCCTTTGGCAAAGTCGCTGAACTGGCGCGTCGGGATTCGCTGCTTGACCGAGGAAGAATTCGACCCGGAAACGCCGAGCCGGCCTACGCAGTTTGGATTGGCTCCCCACGATGCGATCCTCGCGCTCCATCGACTTCAAAGAGCCGGAGCAGAGATCGAGATCCTGCACTTTCATCTGCGGACGAACGTCGCATCGGCGGCTGTTTATGAACGCGCGATCCGCGAAGTCGCAGAGATTTGCGGAGCCGCGCGGTGGATCCCGCGGGTTCTCGATTGCGGAGGAGGATTTCCCCCGGGCCACACTCTTCCGCGAAACGGACGCCCGTTCGCCGCCAGATTCGATTTAGAGAAGCTGGCGAAAGTGTATGAGAACGCTGCGCGGCTTTTGCCCGGACTAGAGGAAATCTGGCTGGAGAACGGGCGGTTCCTCACCGCCCGGAGCGGCGTTCTGGTTGCGCAAGTGCTCGATGTGAAAGAACGGCGCGGCCTCCGCCAATTGATTTGCGACGCGGGGCGAACCACGCACGCGCTCCTCTCCAACTGGGAAGCGCACGAAGTGCTTGCGCTTCCGTCGCGCGGGGGGCGTGCCAGCCTGACAGGCGTGTATGGCCCCACGTGCATGGCGTTCGATCAACTCACGTGCCGCGCGTTGCCTCGAAGCATCCGCGAAGGCGACCTGCTGATCTGGATGGAGGCGGGCGCGTACCACATGCCCTGGGAAACGCGGTTCTCCCATGGCCTCGCAACCGTGCTCTGGCACGAGAATGGCAAGCTGCGCCTGGCGCGCCCGAGGGAATCGTTTGCGGCCTGGTGGGGACAATGGAGATAACCGCCGCGAGACCGCTTTTGGTCTGGTTCAGAGTTCGGCAACGAAGTTCAGGAGGACTCCGAAGATCTGCTTCAGCCCTGGGGCATAAGGTCGGTCGGGGAAACAATGCGCACCTCCAGTCCTTCCAACCGCAATGTTTGTACGCCCCCTCGTTGTGGCACGACCAGGAAGTTGATGAATTTCGTCAAAGATGACAATCGGCCGCTTGACCTGTTGAAAGAAAAACTCCGGGTCGGCCACGGATTGGGCGACGCGGGGCGAATCGCAGTTCAAGTAGAAGCATTCCGCCTCTGGCAGCGACCGCGTGAGGGTTGTTTTCCCCACGCGCCGCACGCCTGCCAGCCAGGCATGGGGATGACCATACAGTAAGAACGGATTTTACGTTTATCAGGATCAATGTAAAAGGGAACTCTTGTCCTTTGAAAAGGACCGGCAGCGAAACCAAACGCGTCCAAACGCGTTGCACTTTGAGATTTGGGGTTGTGGCCGCGAAACGGTCCCGCTAATTCTTTTCCATGAAATCTCGGCCCCGATTCCAAGGGTGTTCTCTGCTTGTTATCCCCCTCGGATTATTGCAAGCGCTGGCGCATGAGCCGACTCGGGGAACGCACGAAGCCTCGCTGGACCCGCGCGAGCACGACGTCCTGGCCAGCGCGCGGAGTTTGCGCGCGGTTGCGGCGACTCCGATTCGGGATGCGGAGACATGTCGGCTCACTCTTCGGTTGATCGATGCTGAGACGCAGCAATCCATGCCGGGTCTGGTGCGGGTCAAGCAGGCGGACGGCCGCGTTGTGCAATTGGCCGGTCTTGTCAATCGCGGGACCAAATTGCGCGACAACCATCCGGCGAAAGACTGGTTTGCGTTGATCGAAGCCACTGCCATTCCAGTGCCGCGCGGTCCGTTGACCATCGAAGCCATCGCCGGGATTGAGACCGAGTTAACCCAGGTGATGAT
The Verrucomicrobiota bacterium DNA segment above includes these coding regions:
- a CDS encoding serine/threonine protein kinase, whose product is MQSDSPNNMDAKGWEKPTQFGPYYLQELIASGGMADIWLATDQKGQTYSLRRLRNSSLFNFTEKKRFLRGCQVLAQIHHHECVIGYVGHGKINGSHYLLMEYVEASNLKQLFARDDPILAENVANILIDSALALEHVQDCGFMHLDFKPENVLVTRNASVRLVDFDLAQPKPDKPRKSANNPGTPAYMAPEQLLRQPFDHRVDIFAYGVSAYELLTGRKPFLGETPDEILRKQLDRSLDFASPRELNADIPAALEKTILKCLERDPDKRYPFMSVLVRDVQAALYL
- a CDS encoding AbrB/MazE/SpoVT family DNA-binding domain-containing protein encodes the protein MTTTVRLAANGQVVLPEAFRKSKRLKPGAVLRVTEAGESILLTPVYPPVVEELSAVIDAGGGPGQDETGKTRKKVEAAIEKVRARKKKDSSRH
- a CDS encoding 30S ribosomal protein S6, with translation MKKYEGLFILNTAGREEGIKETIDKISAEIAAAGGKVETVQKMDKRPFARVADKKLSSGFYVNVIFESQPSALASLRSRFALNEEVFRVVFTSAPAPKKAAA
- the ssb gene encoding single-stranded DNA-binding protein gives rise to the protein MAGYNKVILIGNLTRDPELRYTPKGLAIAKLGLAVNRSWRDSASGELKEEVTFVDIDAFGKQAETLGQYMKKGSPLMVEGRLRLETWEDKQTNQKRSKLGVVLEAFQFLDSRSNREPGNPEAPRSRPPASPAAATTPAAEGETPPEEDDVPF
- a CDS encoding 50S ribosomal protein L9, giving the protein MPKTQVILTHNVIGLGAESDQVKVAAGFARNYLFPQGLAIPLTGANKRRLEVLRQRRAEREAHDLNSMTELSQSLSKLTLVLAVKTGEDGKMFGSVTAGTIADELKHQFEAAVDKRKIHLPQPIKKLGDYEVELRLHADVTTTLKVRVESSTPLPTPPAAAAPAKESAAAKPGTEKASATKGEGKRERTDRPPRGAKPEKARTAS
- a CDS encoding aminoacyl-tRNA hydrolase; the encoded protein is MENMYLIAGLGNPGAEYAETRHNVGFMALDRFAARLGASWQAQDRFQSRLARAELEDRKLLLGQPQTFMNGSGTAVRALADYFKVPVSRLLVVVDDADLPLGEIRMRTRGSTGGHHGLESVEQHLATRGYARLRIGVGRRTDGVREITDHVLGRFRREETKLLGLVLERAVLQMECWVMVGAQKAMNDFNGAVEAPSAKES
- a CDS encoding ribose-phosphate pyrophosphokinase, translating into MKIFSGTSNLPLAKAIAASIGLELGKCTVSAFPDGETFVKIEENVRGEDVFIVQSSSPPTNHHLMELFIIMDALRRASASRITAVLPFYGYARQDRKDQPRVPITAKLVANLLVAAGANRILTMDLHAQQIQGFFDIPVDHLYAAPVMYEYLKAKQLPELVVVSPDVGGLKMAHAYSQVLEAGLAIVAKRRKNATDIEAMTVIGEIRGKTILLVDDLTETAGTLTAAAALLKRKGAKRILACVSHAILNDLGVKRLRNSNIDELITTDTVLRPVFDGIRITTLSVAGLLGEAMKRINTNSSVTSLFEFKGGRTD
- a CDS encoding amidohydrolase/deacetylase family metallohydrolase — protein: MLSCGLLTASPAGRNGAAIQSRPGPPPYDLLLKGGHVIDPANKVDARMDLAIASGKIARVAKSISAAESKKVVDVAGYFVTPGLIDIHAHVFAGGPDLCVVPDVYALPNGVTTVVDAGSSGWKTFPEFKEKVIDRSTNRVLAFLNIVGAGMMGKIEQDESEMDPAAAVAMIKRFPDLIVGVKTAHFLKPGWTAVDRAVEAGKLSQTPVMVDFREVPGRSYEDLLLKHMRPGDIHTHMYAEHIPLLDENGKVQDFARQARRRGVLFDVGHGNSSFWFRVAVPALKQGFVPDSISTDYHKRSALLPDAGMLTTMSKFLNLGMPLPEIVMRSTINPARQIRRTELGTLSGGAAADVAVLKIENGEFGFVDSGHAKMTGHRRLQCVLTLFSGKVAWDPNGLSWPDWRRAGKYKVIN
- a CDS encoding selenocysteine synthase; translated protein: MSNLSSHWTRRQFVNTAGLASWMAGMFSVRNSWAAQTAYTPMKAAKAGKNIYEQLGVRPLINAAGTFTTLSASLMPREVVQAMEEAARAHVSIPELQQAVSKRISDLLGCEAALVTAGAAAALTLGTAACVAGKDQDKIRRLPDTAGMKNEVIIQKSHRFAYDHAVRAVGIQLIEVETRPQLESAINPKTAMMLFLNNAENKGQVRRKEFVEIGKKAGVPTFNDAAADVPPPARLSEYVRLGFDLVTFSGGKGLRGPQCSGLLLGRRDLIEAAFLNGSPHSDTIGRAAKVGKEEIVGLLTALESYLKRDHKAEWREWEMRVRHIANVLKNLRGVKTEAFVPEIANESPHLRITWDKQVISEKGSDILKRLRESEPRIEVRPSAGDPPMIELSVWMLQPGEHRIVAKRLREVLEIARSPRPL
- a CDS encoding 50S ribosomal protein L25, with protein sequence MKSVSLTAYPRSLTRRAGLKKVRASSRVPAVIYGRHNPPQNLEINQKDLEDLIHHSASENILLDLSVENDSKARRLALVQEVQHHPLSGKVLHLDLHEVVENEKVTVLVPVETVGEAAGVKTGGGVLEHVLFRLKVRALPKDLPEVITVDVSHLEVGHSIHIGEIKPPENAEILGDKKIVVLSVAMPKTEAQEAAEEAAAAAAPGEPEMIREKKEEGAAAPGEKGAEKAADKGAAKAPEKAADKGAEKAADKGEKKPEKKK